The window CCTACCGGAGACCCCTGCAGGGGAGGAGGCCCAAGGCGAGGAGGGCCCTGCAGCCACCCAGCTGGACGTGTCGCGCCTGCGCAGCTCTTCCATGGAGATCCGAGAGAAGGGCTCGGAGTTCCTGAAGGAGGAGCTGCACAAAGCCCAGAAGGTGGGCACTGAGGGCGGGGCGAGACacgaggtgggggtggggtgggggagacaaGGGGCCGACCTGGGAGCCGCGGGCTCTCACCCAACACCCAGAGATGTCACCCTCCTGTCAAGGCCACCTGCATGCCAGGCCTATGCTGAGTGTGAGGGCAGGGCAGTTCCTGTGACTTTTAAATGAGTTTTATAAGTCTTGACCTCCCTGAAAACCAGTCCCAAGCTCTAACGAACCAACAGCTAGGGTTCAAAGAGGAAGCAAGCTCGGGCCTCTAGGCCTGTGTGAGATGCCCCCTGGGCACAGCGCCTCGTTTCCCCAGGAGCTGAAGCTCAAGGATGAGGAGTGTGAGCGGCTGTCCAAGGTGCGGGAACAGCTGGAGCAGGAGCTGGAGGAGCTGACAGCCAGTCTGTTCGAGGTGCGGGCCCAGGGCACAGTGGGGAATGGGTCTGCTGGGCGTCCATCGCGCCCCCCCACTCACACAGAGCCTGCCATCTTCCCAGGAAGCCCACAAGATGGTGCGAGAAGCCAACATGAAGCAGGCAGCATCAGAAAAGCAGCTGAAGGAGGCCCGGGGCAAGGTGAGGCCCTCATCAGCCCGgaccccctgcccacctcccagcccTGCAAGCGCTGGTCTTTGAGACCTAATCGGACCTTGGCGTAGTCTGGGGGGCCGGCGGGGATGGGCCGACAGAGGCCCAGCAGGGAGGGCAGAGGTCTGAGACAATCCTGCTGAAATGTGCCGACTGGTATGGGAGCTCAGCGATCTGGGCCTCTAGTTGAGCTTCCAGTGGACCACGGAGACCTTGCTGGAGGCTTCTcaggggctgggaagatcctgttAGCCTGTAatttcttttccctcctcccaTACCCCTTTTTCACAGCAGCAACATCAGCAACATCAGTCTGGCTGTTTGAGCCTGGACAAGTAGCTTTATCCCTTGTAACCTGTTTGCCCATCTGCAAAAGTGTGATGGCCAGGCTTGTTTCTGACTCCTGGGGACCCCTCAGTGGGAGGCCCAGCTGACTCCCAGACCCGTGCACCTCAAGAGTCCTGGTTTCGAGGATGACCTTTGCCAGGCTATATCtcctctttgaacctcagtttccccatctgtggtggctccgatggtaaagaatctgcctgcaatgcaggagacctgggttcagtccctgggtcaggaagatgccctggagaaggaaatggcaacccactccagtattcttgcctggagaatttcatggacaggggagcctggcaagctacagtccatggagacgggaagaatcagatacaactgagcaactaacactttcactttactttccctatctgtaaaatgggtatctCAGCCCCTACCTCAGAGGCTGTTCCAAGGGTCACTGGTGGGGTTAGGTGCTGGTCACAGTTCTGAGCTGGGGTAGGGCAGCCGGGATGGTGTCAGCCTTGAGCTAACATTACGGCCACCTCATTCTGGCCAGATTGACATGCTGCAGGCAGAGGTGACAGCCTTGAAGACACTGGTCATCACATCAACACCAGCCTCTCCCAACCGCGAGCTCCACCCGCAGCTGCTCAGCCCCACCAAGGCCGGACCCCGCAAAGGCCACTTGCGCCATAAGAGCACCAGCAGCGCCCTCTGCCCCGCAGTGTGCCCTGTTGCGGGGCACATCCTCACCCCGGACAAGGAGGGCAAAGAGGTGAGGGGCGTTGGGCGGGCAGTGTTCACGGTAAAGGGAGCCAGCGCCCCCTGTCAGGCAGACAGCAGTGCCCAGTGGGGACCCGCCTGCCCCCCACTGTGGGACCAGGAGCCTGtcctgccctctctgggcctctgtgtcCTCTGGTTGTGAGGGCCAAGTGAGTTCCTTGTGGTATGAGGTGTCTGACCCTCAGGAGGGCAAAGGGGGTCTCTGTCCAGGTGGGACAGCGGCTGTGATGTCCTTGGTTGTGGGTCTTGGGCAAGCAGGGCCCTGTCAGCACCTTAGTCTCCTCGTGTAAATGCTGATTCCTGGGGCcacaggagctcagctcagggctgCACCCAGCGAACGCCCTGCATGCCCACGAGGACTGTAGTGGGATTCGGGTTCCTGGGGTCTCTGAGGCCCAGGTGGCCCCAGCTGCATCCTGCCCCAGGCCTCCAGGGAGGAGGCCCAGGCCAAGCCTCTCCACCCACTTCTGAGCTCTCAGCTGCCAACTGGTCTCTAACGTctccttcctctgtctttctctgtgcatccgtctgtgtctgtctgtcttgcCGGCCCAGCCAGGGctgcctcccctcctctccctgctcctctgCGTGGTCCCCAGCAAGGCGGCTCACCTCACCTACGAGCCGGCCTGGCAGCTCCCGCCTGGGGAGCTGCCCGTGGGCCTCACCTCTGCTACTTCCCTCTCCTTTTCCCGACAGGTAATGGCTCTGGAGAGGggccgcccccctccccaccccctcccagcgTCTCACTCTGCATGTGCCCCGGGGCAGCCGGCAAGTTGTACGTGTTCCCTTCTGTGTGCACACACCTGTGTGTGCCATGGGTCCCAGCTGGTCCCCACGTGTACTGGTGGGTACCTTCAGGGTCACTCTTCAACTGTCCCTCCTCAAGGAGGCAGCGAGGGTCTTCGGGTTGAGAGCccagagtgagtgaaagtcgctcagtcatgtctgactttttgctaccccatgggctatacagtccatggaattctccaggccagaatcactggagtgggtagcctttcccttctccagggggatcttcccaacccagggatcgaacccaggtctcctgcagtgtgggcggattctttaccagatgagccacaagggaagcccaagaccctGGGCCCACATCTAATTCTCTAGTGCCAGGAAACTAAAGACACACCCGGAAGTGAAACTTGGGAGTTTGAATCTCAATTCTGCAGTGCAAAATGAAGAGAAGAGTTCTCTAGGATTTGGCTCCCCTGCACGGCCTCAGGCCCAGCGGGCCCTGGGCTTCATCCTCCCTGGCTCCCCACCTCCTTGGGCCCTGCCTGTCTCTGCCACGCTGGCCATCCCCTCAGCGCACTGACCCCCCACCctgctctccctgcccccacaggTGGACACGACCCTGTTTGCAGAGTTCCAGGCCTGGAGGGAATCGCCCACCCTGGACAAGACCTCCCCGTTCCTGGAAAGGGTGTACCGGGAGGATGTGGGCCCCTGCCTGGACTTCACCATGCAGGAGGTGAGGTGGGCAGAGGGCAGCCTGCTGGAGGGCCCGGCCCCGTGGCCAGAGGCCAGCCCCTCATCTCCTCCTTCCACCTCCCCGCTCCACCGCAGCTCTCGGCCCTGGTCCGGGCCGCCGTGGAGGACAACACGCTCACCATCGAGCCCGTGGCTTCACAAACCCTGCCCGCGGTGAAGGTGGCCGCCGTTGACTGTGGTCACACCAAGTAAGCTTAGCGCCCTGCACCCTTCCTGCCCTCTGGGAAAGGCCCGCATAGCTTTGGGCTGCCATCAAGGGGGTGGCCGGGGAGGGCTGAACCTCAGGGCTGCCTGCTGGGTCCTGCAGGGGGACCCCAGGATGGGCAGGGCCACCCGACCAGAGAGGGACAGTGGCTGCCCCCATGCAGGGCAAGGAGGCATCTGTGGCCGAGATGCCGCCTCTAGTCCTGGAGCTGGGGTCTCCCCCTCCTGGCTGGCCTGACGTGCTTCCCTCTCCACTCCCTCTCTTCCGCAGTGGGTTCCGGGCCCCGATTGACACGTAAGTGATGTCATTTGTTGACACTACCTCCTGACAATGACCTAAGGGCCCTGGGATCTGGTCCTCCTTGCTTCTTAGCTGGCATTGGGCAGGGGCAGCGTCAGAGCTAAGCTGCCAGCGTGGAGCAAGGGCAGGCACTGGAGCCTGTGAGGGAGGCCCACAGTGAGAGCCTTGTGACAGAAGGGAACACTTGAGCTGcgttttgaaggatgaataagTTTGCTAAGCAAGGAAGCAAGCTTCCTCTATGACTCAAGggggttaaagaatctgcctgcaatgcaggagatgtggattcaatccctgggtcaggaagatccccaggaggagatggttacccactccagtattcttgcctggagaattctgtggactgaggagcctggcaggctacaatccatgggtttgtaaagagtcagatatgactcagcgctaagcatgtatgcatgcaagCAGGGAAGGGCCTTTGAGACAGAGATAACAGAATGAGTAAAGGTATGAGAAGCCGGAATATTTATGGAAAACACCATTGGGTGGATAGTCACAGAGTTGGGGCTCAGGCCACAGAGCGCCTATGGGGCTAGTGTGAGGGGCCTCAGTGAGATTTGGGCTTTAACCCACTAAAGTCAGCATTTCACAGATCATCAATTAACATTGCCTGAAAAGAGGATTCCCTGTTCGGATCCTGGAGGCAGCAAAGGTTCTGCTAAGTCCTGCAGCCAAGGAGCCTATTTAACCTCCCTTTACTTGGATTCTCCATAACTATTTCCTGGGCAGTAGGGAATGGTAGGGGGCTAGATGTGGGTTTGGGGAGTAGCCCTTGGCTGTCACATGGAGAAGAAGGGTAGAGATGAGGCAGAGAGCTGTTGGAATGAGTGAAGGCATCCAGGCCAAAGGTCCTACTGGCAGGACCTAGGACTTGGTGACCTAAGTGGAGCAGAGAGAAGAATCCTGCTTAGTTGGAAGAAGGGGCGAATGGGTCTCAGCGTTCCAAGAAAGAAGGGGGGTGCACATTTTTAGGGGCTGCAGAGGATGGAGCTTTGGTATACCTGGCTTGCAGTTGACTAAGCCCTCCTGTCCAACAGGGGTGAGGTGAGGGTGTCAGAGATGGGGTCCAGCTTGGCTTAAAAGTCTCATCCGGGACTTCTGGGACTGCCCCCCCACCGGCTGAGCTCCAGGCTCCTTGCGAAGCTGGGGCTAGGGGAGAGAATGCCAGTCTCCACTCTGATGTCTGTCTGCCCGCCCTCTCCCTATGCCTTCTCTGGCCGCTGCTGCTTCCCTGCGTGGACTGGGGGGGGGACGAGCCCCAGTCATCCCCACTGCCCCCCTCTGCTTTTTCACAGTACATGTGCCCTGAGTGGGCTGGCCTGCGCCTGTCGTCACCGAATCCGGCTTGGGGACTCTGAGAACCACTACTACATCTCACCGTCCTCCCGGGCCAGGGTGAGTCATCCAGTGGGAGAGTGACCGGGTTCCTTAGGGGCTCCCTGGGCTGGGACTCGGAACCCCAGGCTGCACAACCTACAATCTACAgatcagagcacaggctcagagaggtgcggAGACTGACTTGGGCCACACAGCCAAGCCAGGTGtgtttgtttgctgctgctgtgtAACAAGTTACCATAAACTCAGTGGAGTATCTGTTTATTATCTCACagactccctgggtcaggagtccAGGCAAGCTTAGGGTCTTCTGCTCAGGGTCTCATGGATTGCAGACAGAGTGTCAGCTGCAGCTGCATCCTTTCTAGAGATCCAGGCCTCCTTCTGAGTTCATATGCTGTTGGCAAAAGCCAGTTCCTTGTGGTTGAAGGACTGAGGTACCCGTTTTCTTGCCTGTTGAAAAGTAATCATGGGAGTGATACCCATCACCTCTGTCATTCAATGTAACCTAATCAAGGGAGTGTGATTAGTGTGATTAATCACTCTAGTGACACTAGGGTTCAGGTGAAAGTTCCATGCTCCTGACCCCTGGCTCTAGCCCCAGGCTTTGGAGAAAGAAGGTTCTGAGGCTTGTCTGACAGTCAGCCATGGGCACAGAGGGGCCTCCAGGAATCCCAGCTTCTGCCCTCACCTGCCGGGTGACCCAGGATGAGGTCACTGAGCTGGGATGAGGGTGGGATGGGTGGACCCCAGACAGGGAGGAAGACTGGGAAGAACAAAAGTGTGGAAAACTCTGAAGCTTGGTGTAAAGGCGACACAGTGTGGAAGGCCCTCTTGGAGGAGCCATCTCCTCCCTCTGACCTTCTAGAGGGGCCTCATGGGACTCAAGTAGGCTGTTTGCTGTCATCAGGCAGCAGGCTGACCGGCCAGGGCAGCTCACCTGGTCCTGATGCCTCTGCCAGGCAGCCCAGCATGGGTGTCCTGGTGAATCCTCCCAGCAGTgagctgagctcccagtgcagagagGAAGCTTGGACCTTAGAAAGGAAAAGGGGTGCATCCTGGGTCACTCAGCCTGGACCTCGGGTCTCCCCATCCTGGATCCAGTCTCTTTCTGCTGCAGCCTTCACCCTCTGCATCTGTGTCCAGAGTCTTGTTCAGTGGCCATGGGCTCCCTTTGtgcttttttggccacaccccgaggcttgcaggatcttagttccccaaccagggatggaacccatgccccctgcagtggatgcactaagtcttaaccactggaccatcagggaagtcctctctttgTTCTTTCTGATCCCAACCGGAAGATCCATACCAGACGCTCCCAGGCCTACAAGATTACGTCTAGAACATTGGTTCTTCCAGGCCTGTGTGTCTGCTGTGTTGGCCAGAGCTGGAGTGGGAGAGGAGACGGGTGTGAAGTTTCAGGATGTGGTCCCCACCCTGAGGAGACCAAGGAGTGTGGAATCCATAGGAAGAAGAGAATTCTGTCCCCAAATCATGGTCCTGGGGAGAGAGGACCACTGCTCTCCTACCCTCCCTACTCAGGGGTCCACTGGTGGGGCCCACTGGCCACAAGGCAACTCCACGGCCTGGGATTCGAGCTCCTCTGGCCCGCCCCACCCCGTCCTGTGCAGCCCTCCCAGGCGGCGCCTTGGCCACCCTGGGTTAAATCCCCTGACCtcgcctctctcccacctccctgcctttGCCAGGGCCACCAACCCAGAGCACCCACTCTGTCGTCTTGGCAAGGGCTCTTGTGTGTTTGAGGGTCCAGCAGGAGCATCACCCCTCCCACAACTTTCTCCACTCCCCAGGCAGTGGGCACCTCCTACCCCGACTTGATGTCCCTTCCCCAAAGCATtggatattcagaagaggtggttGTGAGCACAACTGCCAGCTGTCTTCCACCCTGTCTTAGGTTGGGTTCCCTAGAAGCAGAGCCCAAGATGGAGAGTGTGTGCAATTCtcaggaggtgagggagggaggcagaagcAGGGACAGGCAAAGGTGAGGCCCCGGCTGGAGTCTGCCTTCATTGCTCTGCAGCCCAGAGTGGGTTCTACTCTGAGGCAAGGGCGTGGCTTTTTATACTCCACACGCCAGCCACTGGCCCAGGTTTGAGAGGGTACTGGGGTGCAGGGGGGTATTAGCAGGCAGCACCCTCAGCTGTGGGGAGGTGGAACcccagcctgggggagggggcctgggcGAGGCACCAACAGCACTCTCTCCAGGGTTTGAGTCTTTGTGACCAGGATCAGATCTGAGCCAGCCCAGGGTCCCCAGTGCCCCACAGAGGGCCTGGCATGGAGTAGCCTTAGGCAAAGCTGGGGGTCTCAGGCCGGGATCCAGGGCAGCCAGGTGGGCAGCTTCTGATTCCTCATCTTTCCTGGCATCACGCATGGCACCTCCTAAGGACTGGATACCCCGGGGCCTCCAGCATCCAGACTTAGCAAGCCCCTCAAGGGAGCCTGGATTCTTGGCAGCCTGCCGGGGTTTCATCTTCCATTTCAGCCGCTTCTTAGCTCCGTGGCCTCCGCAGTTGTTGTCGGGTCGTTCTCGCAGTCTCCACTCCCCCGACGTGTGGAATGGGAATGGTAGGCACGTCGGCCTCTTCGGATCCACGTACTTGATTAGTTGCCGCCGTCGTTTTTTATTAGGAATAATAGTGTGGCTCCTGTTAACTGTAACGTTAGAGCCCAGCGGTAATCTGACTCTGCCAGGACGTGGGACTTCCCAGTGTGGTCTCCGATCTTTCCTGGCTTTTGTGGCGGGGACCGAGAGGTTCACACCCTGTCCGTTCTGCCCACAGATCACGGCCGTCTGCAACTTCTTCACTTACATCCGCTACATCCAGCAAGGCCTGGTGCGGCAGGACGGTGAGCGCCCCCTAGTGGCCGATCGGGGTGGCGCCCGGGagcggcggcgcggggcggggcgggtcACCGGTGGCCGGGGCCAACCCCAGCACTTTGCTGCCTCGGGGGGAGGGCTCCTCGGAGCGTCTGTTGCTACCTCCTGTGGAGAGAGGAAGGAGCCTCCTGGGAGTTGCCTCACCAGGAAAACCAGCCGGAGGCCCCTGCATACCTGGATCCCGCTGCTTTGTCTCGTGCAAAAACCTCTCCCAACCCCCGGGGCCTGAACGAACAGCATCCCTGTTACTGGCCTGGCTTCCGAGACCCTACACGGTGTGCCCTCCCCTGTGAATCAGCTCCCCGCCGCGTGGCCTCCAAGTGGTGGCTGAACAAGGGCTCGCTCACCTCCCTCTGTAGACCCTCCCCTACCCTTGCCTGACAAGTTCTCTGCCCACCCGTTGTGTCCCCTGCCCCCATTCTGCCAGGCCAGGGGATGGGCCCTGCTCAGGGTGGCTGGAGAGCATTCGCAGCCTGTCTGAGTGTGTGACGGCCTGTGCGTGCATGTCTGTGTCAGGCTATGAAAGTGACCGTTGTCACCTTCAAGCCTCCCAGGTGTTCAGCACTCAACAGTTTGCAGGACCTCAGAGAGGAGCCTCTAAGAGGTCCGGCCGCTCACAGAGGTCATCTGTCCTGAAGGACTGGGGAGTCCTAGGGGTGCCTGCCAGCTGCTATACCCAAAACCAGGGGGAAGGGCCAGGCCATCTGCCTGAGGTGACCCTGGGGGATCACTGAGCTGTCCACCTTCTCTCTTTACCTACAGCGGAGCCCATGTTCTGGGAGATCACGAGGCTGCGGAAGGAGATGTCACTGGCCAAGCTCGGCTTCTTCCCCCACGAGGCCTAGGGCATGGCCCAGGCCCAGAGGGCGGCTCTGAGCTGGAGACAACATCCGCCCCAGGACAGACTGACAGAAGGGGTCCTGGAGCCAGCCCTGAGCCAGAAGTTGAATGGAGGAACAAATGGCCAGGCCTCGGAGGCAGCACTGAGCCGGCACCAAATGTCCAACCCTGGACAGGACCTCAGGAGGTGACCTCCTCGCCTCCTCAGTAGTACTACAGCCACCAGGAGACTTTCAAGAAAGCACCAAAGACCAAGTAGCTGGGAGCCATTACAAAGGGGCTCAGCCCTTGGCAGAGGACCCCTGGGGCAGCCAGCACCCCCTTGCTATCCCAGGAGCCGTTCGTTGCCTGCTGGTGCCTTGCTGGTCccatctccagggtatcttcctcacCCTTCCAGTTCGCAAGCCCTGGGCACCAGCACCCTCTAGTGGCCATGCTTCACCCCATTCCCAGATGGCCTCCCCAACGAAGGCCTAGTGGACCTGCCCTCCCAGGTGCCCACAGGGCAGCAGAGTTAGGAGAGGCGAGCAGGGCCTCCCTGGCTGTCTTCCACTCCATCCTGTACCTACCTGAGATGGATCGGGGCCCttgtccccctccctccctgccagcTGAGCCCTAcgctgcagggagccctgccTTCACCCCTGCTGGGAGGATGGGGGCACTGTCCTCCCAGAGTCAAACACAGATGGGCCACAGGACGCCCAGGCCTGTTTTCAGCTGTGCCTGGCCATTCAGACAACGGGGGGCTGAGATCACCCAGCCCTGCACgcaggcctggggtggggcgggCAGGACCTGGGCCCCTCCTCACCCCGCACGGTGCTGGGGAGCCAACCTGGACACATCCCTCACCACGTCCGATTTCCTCCTCTGAATGGAATGTAGCACGATCTATTTAATAAAGGATGGCTTTGTTGGTAGAGGCTGGGCAGCCACGCGCCTTCACTCCTGCGCCCTGGGGCTTGGGCCAAGCCTTGGGCATCTGAAGGAATGAAACAGAATCCTTTCCTTGCCCGCCCTCGTGCTTGGGATTAAACCCAAATCCTGAAGGGATTGCTGAAGGCAGCACCCCCCGAAGTCCTCCCCAGTGTTCCGTGGGCCCGTGGGTTAtcggggcagggggagggtgagCCCAGCTCCCCCTCCCTGTGAGGAGGGGTCTGCTGTCAGGAGAACAGGGGAATCTGTCCCGGCCTCCCCAGGAATCCTGGGCAGATCCCCTCGAGGTCCCCCTGCCCGGAATCACGTGGAAGCCTGGAACTCAGAGTCAAGGCATCAAGGCCTTCCTGGCGCACGCGGGACGGAGGCAGGATTGATTGGTGATGTCTGCCAGCAGCAGAGCAGGGACTGTGGTCACTCTGGTTTTCCCCGCCCTGGTTAAAGGACAGTAGTAGTCAGAGGTAGAAGAAAGTGGGGGTGGCCGGGCCTCTGAGGCCCCAAGGTGGGCCTTGAGAGGTGTGTTGGTGCCCAGTCCCCTCCCTACTGGTAGAGATATGGGCCAAGGCCAGTGGGTGTCCTTCTTTGGCGGGGGGCATGAAAGCTTCTGGGTCAGTATTTACTGAGGCTGGTGATCCCTCGAGGGGACTTCTCTGAGACCTTGGGGCCACTCAGCTGGTAGGTCAAGGCTCCCCACTTTATCACTCGTTCCAGCCAGTAGCCTTTTCCCTCTTGCTCTCCTGCCTCCCAGATTCTCCCACCGCCACAGACCCTCCTCTCCATTCCACTTGTGATTTGAATACCTTCTGTCTCCCCAGCCCCCCTGGGATGTTCACCAGCTAAGCCTCCTGTCGTAGACggtcatttattcactcaacaaacactgGGCGACTCATGCGCAGACACAGTTCCTGGTGCTGGGGGTACCTTGTTGGAGCTGAGACTCTCATGGGGAGGCtggtaataaaaataatgcatgGAGAGCATCCAGCATGGCAGATAGAGGAAGTGACGCAAGGAGGGCGATGGAGGGTGTCAGGGAAGGACATATTACATGGAGTCACCTATGTCCTCTCCTGCCTACAGTCTCTCTGTGTCCTGGGTCAATCCTGGGTCAGCTGGAGGACTAAGGAGGATGGACGTCTGGGCCCTGGAGCCGCCCCATCCCTGCCCCGAGTTTCTGTGCTCCTGGCCCAGCCGTACCCACCACCAAGGAGACACCAGGCAACACTTCAGAGCCCTGGCAGAGAGTCCCCACCCCAGACTCGCTCTGCCTGCACCTGCGATAGCGTTTCCTGGTGTCAGGCCCAGATGAGGCGAGGTCAGCCAGCAGTATGCTAAGCTACCTGGAGGCGCATGTGACTCACACACTGTGGCCTCAGTATCTCAGTATTTATGAGCACTATTATGTCCTGGGGCGGGTTCCGAGGCCTTtacattgtgaaatgaaaatacctcttgccatattaataaacaagaaatgtcacagctaCCAGCAATTTCTGACCTCCAGATGTGAACGGGGATGCGATCCAGCGGTTGCTGCCACCCCTCGTGGTgactgctgaggagctgggggaataCAAAAAGCGaggtgaacaaggaaacaggattggccccagagagctgagtgTGTATGAAAGGAATGAACTCAGTGACCcccttccccggtggctcagacggtaaagtggtAAAGCAcacgatgcgggagacccgggttcaatccctgggttgggaagatctcctgaagaaggaaatggcaacccactccagtattcttgcctggaaaatcccatggacggaggagcctgttaggctacagtccatggggtcacaaagagttggacacgactgagcgacttcactttcactttcatacatagaatgctaaattccttagcttgctgctgctgctgctgctaagtcgcttcagtcatgtccgactcggtgcggccccatagagggcagcccaccaaggctcctctgtccctgggattctccaggcaagaatatggagtgggttgccatttccttttccaccttAACTTGTTACCTGATCTTTAATGTTCAGACTGCTTGTACCCTTTGTTGCAAATTTGAATATAACCCGA is drawn from Bubalus kerabau isolate K-KA32 ecotype Philippines breed swamp buffalo chromosome 5, PCC_UOA_SB_1v2, whole genome shotgun sequence and contains these coding sequences:
- the RAB3IL1 gene encoding guanine nucleotide exchange factor for Rab-3A isoform X5, which codes for MLEQGWSCKGAAGRWAERSQLGASESRAGCGVLSVPAGGLSGAGPGARASSPHRPPEGRGRARVLGPPPRPRDRRGQGPGGTRGPGRADPQAAGRTDRRRGSPAGPELAGRSPRRRREPTPGGPPGAGMWSGQPHSDEGHPPPLEAVPVPWKSVGPCKSHRESLGGLPETPAGEEAQGEEGPAATQLDVSRLRSSSMEIREKGSEFLKEELHKAQKELKLKDEECERLSKVREQLEQELEELTASLFEEAHKMVREANMKQAASEKQLKEARGKIDMLQAEVTALKTLVITSTPASPNRELHPQLLSPTKAGPRKGHLRHKSTSSALCPAVCPVAGHILTPDKEGKEVDTTLFAEFQAWRESPTLDKTSPFLERVYREDVGPCLDFTMQELSALVRAAVEDNTLTIEPVASQTLPAVKVAAVDCGHTNTCALSGLACACRHRIRLGDSENHYYISPSSRARITAVCNFFTYIRYIQQGLVRQDAEPMFWEITRLRKEMSLAKLGFFPHEA
- the RAB3IL1 gene encoding guanine nucleotide exchange factor for Rab-3A isoform X4, producing the protein MLEQGWSCKGAAGRWAERSQLGASESRAGCGVLSVPAGGLSGAGPGARASSPHRPPEGRGRARVLGPPPRPRDRRGQGPGGTRGPGRADPQAAGRTDRRRGSPAGPELAGRSPRRRREPTPGGPPGAGMWSGQPHSDEGHPPPLEAVPVPWKSVGPCKSHRESLGGLPETPAGEEAQGEEGPAATQLDVSRLRSSSMEIREKGSEFLKEELHKAQKELKLKDEECERLSKVREQLEQELEELTASLFEEAHKMVREANMKQAASEKQLKEARGKIDMLQAEVTALKTLVITSTPASPNRELHPQLLSPTKAGPRKGHLRHKSTSSALCPAVCPVAGHILTPDKEGKEVDTTLFAEFQAWRESPTLDKTSPFLERVYREDVGPCLDFTMQELSALVRAAVEDNTLTIEPVASQTLPAVKVAAVDCGHTNGFRAPIDTTCALSGLACACRHRIRLGDSENHYYISPSSRARITAVCNFFTYIRYIQQGLVRQDAEPMFWEITRLRKEMSLAKLGFFPHEA
- the RAB3IL1 gene encoding guanine nucleotide exchange factor for Rab-3A isoform X6 is translated as MAKRIKSPQHTLLLQWKEEVRQWSSPGGEYSQPHSDEGHPPPLEAVPVPWKSVGPCKSHRESLGGLPETPAGEEAQGEEGPAATQLDVSRLRSSSMEIREKGSEFLKEELHKAQKELKLKDEECERLSKVREQLEQELEELTASLFEEAHKMVREANMKQAASEKQLKEARGKIDMLQAEVTALKTLVITSTPASPNRELHPQLLSPTKAGPRKGHLRHKSTSSALCPAVCPVAGHILTPDKEGKEPGLPPLLSLLLCVVPSKAAHLTYEPAWQLPPGELPVGLTSATSLSFSRQVDTTLFAEFQAWRESPTLDKTSPFLERVYREDVGPCLDFTMQELSALVRAAVEDNTLTIEPVASQTLPAVKVAAVDCGHTNGFRAPIDTTCALSGLACACRHRIRLGDSENHYYISPSSRARITAVCNFFTYIRYIQQGLVRQDAEPMFWEITRLRKEMSLAKLGFFPHEA
- the RAB3IL1 gene encoding guanine nucleotide exchange factor for Rab-3A isoform X8; the encoded protein is MDPAEKPAECPARGKCPVFLAVSSGAVRYAPSGLGPALEGNLGEQPWDTDSQPHSDEGHPPPLEAVPVPWKSVGPCKSHRESLGGLPETPAGEEAQGEEGPAATQLDVSRLRSSSMEIREKGSEFLKEELHKAQKELKLKDEECERLSKVREQLEQELEELTASLFEEAHKMVREANMKQAASEKQLKEARGKIDMLQAEVTALKTLVITSTPASPNRELHPQLLSPTKAGPRKGHLRHKSTSSALCPAVCPVAGHILTPDKEGKEPGLPPLLSLLLCVVPSKAAHLTYEPAWQLPPGELPVGLTSATSLSFSRQVDTTLFAEFQAWRESPTLDKTSPFLERVYREDVGPCLDFTMQELSALVRAAVEDNTLTIEPVASQTLPAVKVAAVDCGHTNTCALSGLACACRHRIRLGDSENHYYISPSSRARITAVCNFFTYIRYIQQGLVRQDAEPMFWEITRLRKEMSLAKLGFFPHEA
- the RAB3IL1 gene encoding guanine nucleotide exchange factor for Rab-3A isoform X2, which codes for MLEQGWSCKGAAGRWAERSQLGASESRAGCGVLSVPAGGLSGAGPGARASSPHRPPEGRGRARVLGPPPRPRDRRGQGPGGTRGPGRADPQAAGRTDRRRGSPAGPELAGRSPRRRREPTPGGPPGAGMWSGQPHSDEGHPPPLEAVPVPWKSVGPCKSHRESLGGLPETPAGEEAQGEEGPAATQLDVSRLRSSSMEIREKGSEFLKEELHKAQKELKLKDEECERLSKVREQLEQELEELTASLFEEAHKMVREANMKQAASEKQLKEARGKIDMLQAEVTALKTLVITSTPASPNRELHPQLLSPTKAGPRKGHLRHKSTSSALCPAVCPVAGHILTPDKEGKEPGLPPLLSLLLCVVPSKAAHLTYEPAWQLPPGELPVGLTSATSLSFSRQVDTTLFAEFQAWRESPTLDKTSPFLERVYREDVGPCLDFTMQELSALVRAAVEDNTLTIEPVASQTLPAVKVAAVDCGHTNTCALSGLACACRHRIRLGDSENHYYISPSSRARITAVCNFFTYIRYIQQGLVRQDAEPMFWEITRLRKEMSLAKLGFFPHEA
- the RAB3IL1 gene encoding guanine nucleotide exchange factor for Rab-3A isoform X3, with product MLEQGWSCKGAAGRWAERSQLGASESRAGCGVLSVPAGGLSGAGPGARASSPHRPPEGRGRARVLGPPPRPRDRRGQGPGGTRGPGRADPQAAGRTDRRRGSPAGPELAGRSPRRRREPTPGGPPGAGMWSGQPHSDEGHPPPLEAVPVPWKSVGPCKSHRESLGGLPETPAGEEAQGEEGPAATQLDVSRLRSSSMEIREKGSEFLKEELHKAQKEAHKMVREANMKQAASEKQLKEARGKIDMLQAEVTALKTLVITSTPASPNRELHPQLLSPTKAGPRKGHLRHKSTSSALCPAVCPVAGHILTPDKEGKEPGLPPLLSLLLCVVPSKAAHLTYEPAWQLPPGELPVGLTSATSLSFSRQVDTTLFAEFQAWRESPTLDKTSPFLERVYREDVGPCLDFTMQELSALVRAAVEDNTLTIEPVASQTLPAVKVAAVDCGHTNGFRAPIDTTCALSGLACACRHRIRLGDSENHYYISPSSRARITAVCNFFTYIRYIQQGLVRQDAEPMFWEITRLRKEMSLAKLGFFPHEA